One region of Monomorium pharaonis isolate MP-MQ-018 chromosome 11, ASM1337386v2, whole genome shotgun sequence genomic DNA includes:
- the LOC105838343 gene encoding regulator of G-protein signaling 7 isoform X1 — MDKKMVRVDMVTMNSEKSACRRKPIEKSNSGSSKKVPEHVDDVDKKNEEGDHANDSPDLSPNTPTYNVTASCAEDTPNYLVYKKMESIVEKMLDEFTGVPVKTVKTFMTKTPSVFTGTDLIAWMMKSMDIDDQAHNMYVNQEALHVAHLMASHGYFFPIDDHCLTVKNDNTFYRFQTPYFWPSNCWEPENTDYAVYLCKRTMQNKTRLELADYEAENLARLQKMFSRKWEFIFMQAEAQSKVDKKRDKLERKVLDSQERAFWDVHRPMPGCVNTTEMDIKKACRSYKSVIQPSKHLQLGVAGGRISPSVETSATSSIEFLQKEIETLKDRLDKPVIKVSKVAEALIGYFEQYMEYDPFFTQPELTNPWISDNLEMWEQEKLAKEIPMRRVKRWAFSLQELLQDPVGREQFIRFLDKEFSGENLKFWETVQELKTLPQKDVQSKVEEIWREFLDTDASCPINVDSRSYEITKKNLEKPDRWCFDVAAAHVYHLMKSDSYSRYLRSEMYKDFLNGSKKKTSVKGIRSIVSFTGRRDTTTS, encoded by the exons ATGGATAAAAAAATGGTCCG AGTGGATATGGTAACTATGAACTCCGAAAAATCGGCTTGCCGCCGAAAACCAATAGAAAAAAGTAACAGCGGTAGCAGCAAGAAGGTACCCGAGCATGTCGATGATGTAGATAAAAAGAATGAGGAAGGTGATCATGCGAATGATTCCCCGGATTTGTCGCCCAATACTCCTACGTACAACGTCACTGCCTCTTGCGCCGAAGACACCCCTAATTACCTTGTCTACAAAAAG ATGGAGTCGATCGTGGAAAAGATGTTGGACGAATTTACTGGTGTACCTGTAAAAACGGTCAAGACTTTCATGACGAAGACGCCGTCTGTTTTTACAG gTACAGATCTCATAGCATGGATGATGAAGAGCATGGATATAGACGATCAAG CGCATAATATGTATGTTAATCAAGAGGCTCTTCACGTGGCTCATCTTATGGCATCCCATGGATACTTTTTTCCTATCGACGACCACTGCCTTACCGTAAAGAATGACAACACATTCTACAGGTTTCAAACACCGTATTTCTGGCCATCAAATTGTTGGGAACCTGAAAATACTGATTATG CTGTCTATTTATGCAAAAGGACGATGCAGAATAAAACACGATTGGAATTGGCGGATTACGAGGCGGAAAATCTGGCTAGATTACAAAAGATGTTTTCGCGAAAAtgggaatttatttttatgcaggCAGAAGCGCAAAGTAAAGTTGACaagaaaagagataaattagaaagaaaagTTCTGGATAGCCAAGAGAGAGCTTTCTGGGACGTGCATCGACCAATG CCCGGATGCGTAAACACTACGGAGATGGACATTAAAAAAGCTTGTCGCAGTTATAAATCTGTAATACAACCAAGTAAGCATTTGCAACTGGGCGTCGCGGGTGGCAGAATATCGCCGTCTGTGGAAACGAGTGCGACCTCATCGATAGAATTTTTGCAGAAGGAGATTGAGACTCTGAAAGACAGACTGGACAAGCCCGTCATCAAGGTCTCAAAAGTTGCCGAAGC TTTGATCGGATACTTTGAACAATACATGGAGTACGACCCCTTTTTCACACAACCTGAGCTCACAAATCCATGGATATCCGATAATCTGGAAATGTGGGAGCAGGAGAAATTAGC GAAAGAAATTCCTATGAGAAGAGTAAAGAGATGGGCGTTCAGTCTTCAAGAACTCTTACAAGATCCCGTTGGTAGAGAACAATTTATACGCTTTTTAGATAAAGAATTTAGTGGGGAAAATCTCAA ATTTTGGGAAACCGTTCAGGAACTGAAAACTTTACCGCAGAAAGACGTCCAGTCGAAAGTCGAAGAGATATGGCGTGAATTTTTGGACACGGATGCCAGTTGTCCTATCAACGTCGATTCTCGATCTTACGAGATCACTAAGAAAAATCTCGAGAAACCAGACCGATGGTGTTTCGACGTAGCTGCG gCACATGTATATCATCTAATGAAAAGTGATAGTTACTCGAGATATTTACGCTCAGAAATGTACAAGGACTTTCTTAATGGATCCAAGAAAAAG ACTTCTGTAAAAGGTATTCGCTCTATCGTTTCCTTCACAGGACGAAGAGACACAACAACTTCGTAA
- the LOC105838343 gene encoding regulator of G-protein signaling 7 isoform X2, which translates to MDKKMVRVDMVTMNSEKSACRRKPIEKSNSGSSKKVPEHVDDVDKKNEEGDHANDSPDLSPNTPTYNVTASCAEDTPNYLVYKKMESIVEKMLDEFTGVPVKTVKTFMTKTPSVFTGTDLIAWMMKSMDIDDQEALHVAHLMASHGYFFPIDDHCLTVKNDNTFYRFQTPYFWPSNCWEPENTDYAVYLCKRTMQNKTRLELADYEAENLARLQKMFSRKWEFIFMQAEAQSKVDKKRDKLERKVLDSQERAFWDVHRPMPGCVNTTEMDIKKACRSYKSVIQPSKHLQLGVAGGRISPSVETSATSSIEFLQKEIETLKDRLDKPVIKVSKVAEALIGYFEQYMEYDPFFTQPELTNPWISDNLEMWEQEKLAKEIPMRRVKRWAFSLQELLQDPVGREQFIRFLDKEFSGENLKFWETVQELKTLPQKDVQSKVEEIWREFLDTDASCPINVDSRSYEITKKNLEKPDRWCFDVAAAHVYHLMKSDSYSRYLRSEMYKDFLNGSKKKTSVKGIRSIVSFTGRRDTTTS; encoded by the exons ATGGATAAAAAAATGGTCCG AGTGGATATGGTAACTATGAACTCCGAAAAATCGGCTTGCCGCCGAAAACCAATAGAAAAAAGTAACAGCGGTAGCAGCAAGAAGGTACCCGAGCATGTCGATGATGTAGATAAAAAGAATGAGGAAGGTGATCATGCGAATGATTCCCCGGATTTGTCGCCCAATACTCCTACGTACAACGTCACTGCCTCTTGCGCCGAAGACACCCCTAATTACCTTGTCTACAAAAAG ATGGAGTCGATCGTGGAAAAGATGTTGGACGAATTTACTGGTGTACCTGTAAAAACGGTCAAGACTTTCATGACGAAGACGCCGTCTGTTTTTACAG gTACAGATCTCATAGCATGGATGATGAAGAGCATGGATATAGACGATCAAG AGGCTCTTCACGTGGCTCATCTTATGGCATCCCATGGATACTTTTTTCCTATCGACGACCACTGCCTTACCGTAAAGAATGACAACACATTCTACAGGTTTCAAACACCGTATTTCTGGCCATCAAATTGTTGGGAACCTGAAAATACTGATTATG CTGTCTATTTATGCAAAAGGACGATGCAGAATAAAACACGATTGGAATTGGCGGATTACGAGGCGGAAAATCTGGCTAGATTACAAAAGATGTTTTCGCGAAAAtgggaatttatttttatgcaggCAGAAGCGCAAAGTAAAGTTGACaagaaaagagataaattagaaagaaaagTTCTGGATAGCCAAGAGAGAGCTTTCTGGGACGTGCATCGACCAATG CCCGGATGCGTAAACACTACGGAGATGGACATTAAAAAAGCTTGTCGCAGTTATAAATCTGTAATACAACCAAGTAAGCATTTGCAACTGGGCGTCGCGGGTGGCAGAATATCGCCGTCTGTGGAAACGAGTGCGACCTCATCGATAGAATTTTTGCAGAAGGAGATTGAGACTCTGAAAGACAGACTGGACAAGCCCGTCATCAAGGTCTCAAAAGTTGCCGAAGC TTTGATCGGATACTTTGAACAATACATGGAGTACGACCCCTTTTTCACACAACCTGAGCTCACAAATCCATGGATATCCGATAATCTGGAAATGTGGGAGCAGGAGAAATTAGC GAAAGAAATTCCTATGAGAAGAGTAAAGAGATGGGCGTTCAGTCTTCAAGAACTCTTACAAGATCCCGTTGGTAGAGAACAATTTATACGCTTTTTAGATAAAGAATTTAGTGGGGAAAATCTCAA ATTTTGGGAAACCGTTCAGGAACTGAAAACTTTACCGCAGAAAGACGTCCAGTCGAAAGTCGAAGAGATATGGCGTGAATTTTTGGACACGGATGCCAGTTGTCCTATCAACGTCGATTCTCGATCTTACGAGATCACTAAGAAAAATCTCGAGAAACCAGACCGATGGTGTTTCGACGTAGCTGCG gCACATGTATATCATCTAATGAAAAGTGATAGTTACTCGAGATATTTACGCTCAGAAATGTACAAGGACTTTCTTAATGGATCCAAGAAAAAG ACTTCTGTAAAAGGTATTCGCTCTATCGTTTCCTTCACAGGACGAAGAGACACAACAACTTCGTAA
- the LOC105838343 gene encoding regulator of G-protein signaling 7 isoform X3 — protein MVTMNSEKSACRRKPIEKSNSGSSKKVPEHVDDVDKKNEEGDHANDSPDLSPNTPTYNVTASCAEDTPNYLVYKKMESIVEKMLDEFTGVPVKTVKTFMTKTPSVFTGTDLIAWMMKSMDIDDQAHNMYVNQEALHVAHLMASHGYFFPIDDHCLTVKNDNTFYRFQTPYFWPSNCWEPENTDYAVYLCKRTMQNKTRLELADYEAENLARLQKMFSRKWEFIFMQAEAQSKVDKKRDKLERKVLDSQERAFWDVHRPMPGCVNTTEMDIKKACRSYKSVIQPSKHLQLGVAGGRISPSVETSATSSIEFLQKEIETLKDRLDKPVIKVSKVAEALIGYFEQYMEYDPFFTQPELTNPWISDNLEMWEQEKLAKEIPMRRVKRWAFSLQELLQDPVGREQFIRFLDKEFSGENLKFWETVQELKTLPQKDVQSKVEEIWREFLDTDASCPINVDSRSYEITKKNLEKPDRWCFDVAAAHVYHLMKSDSYSRYLRSEMYKDFLNGSKKKTSVKGIRSIVSFTGRRDTTTS, from the exons ATGGTAACTATGAACTCCGAAAAATCGGCTTGCCGCCGAAAACCAATAGAAAAAAGTAACAGCGGTAGCAGCAAGAAGGTACCCGAGCATGTCGATGATGTAGATAAAAAGAATGAGGAAGGTGATCATGCGAATGATTCCCCGGATTTGTCGCCCAATACTCCTACGTACAACGTCACTGCCTCTTGCGCCGAAGACACCCCTAATTACCTTGTCTACAAAAAG ATGGAGTCGATCGTGGAAAAGATGTTGGACGAATTTACTGGTGTACCTGTAAAAACGGTCAAGACTTTCATGACGAAGACGCCGTCTGTTTTTACAG gTACAGATCTCATAGCATGGATGATGAAGAGCATGGATATAGACGATCAAG CGCATAATATGTATGTTAATCAAGAGGCTCTTCACGTGGCTCATCTTATGGCATCCCATGGATACTTTTTTCCTATCGACGACCACTGCCTTACCGTAAAGAATGACAACACATTCTACAGGTTTCAAACACCGTATTTCTGGCCATCAAATTGTTGGGAACCTGAAAATACTGATTATG CTGTCTATTTATGCAAAAGGACGATGCAGAATAAAACACGATTGGAATTGGCGGATTACGAGGCGGAAAATCTGGCTAGATTACAAAAGATGTTTTCGCGAAAAtgggaatttatttttatgcaggCAGAAGCGCAAAGTAAAGTTGACaagaaaagagataaattagaaagaaaagTTCTGGATAGCCAAGAGAGAGCTTTCTGGGACGTGCATCGACCAATG CCCGGATGCGTAAACACTACGGAGATGGACATTAAAAAAGCTTGTCGCAGTTATAAATCTGTAATACAACCAAGTAAGCATTTGCAACTGGGCGTCGCGGGTGGCAGAATATCGCCGTCTGTGGAAACGAGTGCGACCTCATCGATAGAATTTTTGCAGAAGGAGATTGAGACTCTGAAAGACAGACTGGACAAGCCCGTCATCAAGGTCTCAAAAGTTGCCGAAGC TTTGATCGGATACTTTGAACAATACATGGAGTACGACCCCTTTTTCACACAACCTGAGCTCACAAATCCATGGATATCCGATAATCTGGAAATGTGGGAGCAGGAGAAATTAGC GAAAGAAATTCCTATGAGAAGAGTAAAGAGATGGGCGTTCAGTCTTCAAGAACTCTTACAAGATCCCGTTGGTAGAGAACAATTTATACGCTTTTTAGATAAAGAATTTAGTGGGGAAAATCTCAA ATTTTGGGAAACCGTTCAGGAACTGAAAACTTTACCGCAGAAAGACGTCCAGTCGAAAGTCGAAGAGATATGGCGTGAATTTTTGGACACGGATGCCAGTTGTCCTATCAACGTCGATTCTCGATCTTACGAGATCACTAAGAAAAATCTCGAGAAACCAGACCGATGGTGTTTCGACGTAGCTGCG gCACATGTATATCATCTAATGAAAAGTGATAGTTACTCGAGATATTTACGCTCAGAAATGTACAAGGACTTTCTTAATGGATCCAAGAAAAAG ACTTCTGTAAAAGGTATTCGCTCTATCGTTTCCTTCACAGGACGAAGAGACACAACAACTTCGTAA